A single window of Chloracidobacterium thermophilum B DNA harbors:
- a CDS encoding S9 family peptidase encodes MAFVAALIAPARLSAQTPPAAAKRPITHEDVWLMKRVGAPVPSPDGLFVVFSVVDPAYDPKDQSSDLWLVRGDGSAPPRQLTFTKAAESDVTWSPDSRRIAFVTKREGDEVNQVYLLDVVEGGEARRVTSLSTGASAPRFSPDGKTLLFSSVVFPGALTDADNQRIAAERKNRKYKARVYDGYPIRRWDHWLDDTQTHLFVQPLEKGAPARDVLAGTKLVAEPGFGGRATNAADTLDAIWTPDGAAIVFTATTEHKQAAYAPVETHLYVVSAQGGEPRRLTSPGHTYSRPLFAPDGKRLYALCSPTTDGKVYHLDRLARFDWQNGQLVNESRPAEGFDRSVESFGLTPDSQTVYVTAEEAGHEKLFRIPARGGPAQLAFEVKLGCYTNLSIPPQAASPLLFANWESAVNPAEIVRIDPDAGRHVALTSFNVAAAAQIDWQPLEHFWFTSRAGKRIHNMLVLPPNFDPKRRYPIFTFIHGGPHTMFRDQFFLRWNYHLLAQPGYLVLLTNYTGSTGFGEAFAQAIQGDPFGTCGSEITEAVDAVAKAFPYADGERVAAGGASYGGHLANWLQATTTRYKCLISHAGLINSESQYGTSDTSYFRELANGGPVWEQNETWRKQNPIRYAANFQTPILLTIGENDFRVPLNQTLENWTILQRRRIPSRLIVFPEANHWILRGEDNRYLFQEVHAWLAKYLR; translated from the coding sequence ATGGCTTTCGTCGCAGCGCTCATTGCCCCGGCCCGGCTCTCCGCACAGACACCGCCGGCAGCGGCCAAGCGCCCCATCACCCACGAAGACGTGTGGCTGATGAAGCGCGTCGGCGCGCCGGTTCCCAGCCCCGACGGGTTGTTCGTCGTGTTTTCCGTCGTTGACCCGGCCTACGATCCCAAAGACCAGTCCAGTGACCTGTGGCTGGTACGCGGCGATGGCAGCGCTCCGCCCCGGCAGTTGACGTTCACCAAAGCCGCCGAGTCGGATGTCACCTGGAGTCCTGACAGTCGCCGCATTGCCTTCGTCACCAAACGGGAAGGCGATGAGGTCAACCAGGTCTATCTCCTGGATGTGGTCGAAGGCGGAGAAGCCCGGCGGGTGACATCCCTTTCGACGGGCGCGAGCGCCCCGCGCTTCAGCCCTGACGGCAAGACCCTGCTGTTTTCGAGCGTGGTCTTCCCCGGTGCGCTCACCGACGCCGACAACCAGCGCATTGCTGCTGAACGAAAAAACCGGAAGTACAAGGCACGGGTTTATGACGGCTACCCGATCCGGCGCTGGGACCACTGGTTGGACGATACGCAGACCCACCTGTTCGTACAGCCACTGGAGAAAGGCGCGCCAGCCCGGGATGTGCTGGCCGGGACAAAGCTTGTCGCGGAACCCGGCTTTGGTGGGCGTGCGACAAATGCCGCCGACACGCTCGATGCCATCTGGACGCCGGACGGTGCGGCCATCGTGTTTACGGCCACCACCGAGCACAAACAGGCTGCCTATGCTCCCGTTGAAACACACCTGTATGTGGTGAGCGCCCAGGGCGGTGAACCGCGCCGCCTGACCAGCCCCGGTCACACCTACAGCCGCCCGCTGTTCGCCCCGGACGGGAAGAGACTCTATGCCTTGTGTTCGCCGACCACTGACGGCAAGGTGTATCACCTTGACCGTCTGGCACGCTTTGACTGGCAGAATGGCCAACTGGTGAACGAGTCGCGCCCGGCAGAAGGCTTTGACCGTTCCGTGGAGTCTTTTGGTCTGACACCGGACAGCCAGACCGTGTACGTGACGGCGGAAGAGGCCGGACACGAAAAGCTCTTTCGCATCCCGGCACGTGGCGGCCCGGCACAGCTTGCCTTTGAGGTGAAACTCGGCTGCTACACGAACCTGTCCATTCCCCCGCAGGCCGCAAGTCCACTGCTGTTTGCCAACTGGGAAAGCGCCGTCAATCCGGCCGAAATCGTACGGATTGACCCCGACGCCGGGCGGCACGTGGCGTTGACCAGCTTCAACGTGGCGGCGGCGGCGCAAATTGACTGGCAACCGCTGGAGCACTTCTGGTTCACGAGCCGGGCCGGCAAGCGCATCCACAACATGCTTGTGCTGCCGCCGAACTTTGATCCCAAGCGGCGCTACCCCATCTTTACTTTCATCCACGGCGGCCCCCACACCATGTTCCGCGATCAGTTCTTTCTGCGCTGGAACTATCACCTGCTGGCGCAGCCAGGCTATCTCGTTCTGCTGACGAACTACACCGGCTCGACCGGTTTTGGGGAAGCCTTTGCCCAGGCGATCCAGGGCGATCCCTTCGGAACCTGCGGGAGTGAAATCACGGAGGCCGTGGACGCGGTGGCCAAAGCGTTCCCCTATGCCGATGGCGAACGGGTGGCGGCCGGCGGCGCCAGCTATGGCGGCCATCTGGCCAACTGGTTGCAGGCCACGACAACCCGCTACAAGTGCCTCATCTCCCACGCCGGGCTCATCAATTCCGAGTCGCAGTACGGAACGAGCGACACCAGTTACTTTCGCGAATTGGCCAACGGCGGGCCCGTCTGGGAACAGAATGAAACCTGGCGCAAACAGAATCCCATCCGGTACGCGGCTAATTTTCAGACGCCAATCCTGCTGACGATTGGCGAGAACGATTTTCGCGTCCCGCTCAACCAGACCCTTGAAAACTGGACGATTCTCCAGCGCCGCCGTATTCCCAGCCGGCTCATCGTGTTTCCCGAAGCCAACCACTGGATTCTGCGCGGTGAGGACAACCGGTATCTCTTCCAGGAGGTGCATGCCTGGCTGGCAAAGTATCTGCGCTGA
- a CDS encoding phosphatase PAP2 family protein produces MKLLVSRILSDVFNPLVNAVVAFLVIIATDPNAQGASKVLAAVVSVVFAAALPLSALLVMKQRGLITNVNIDRREQRTRPFILGILCYAVGFFFLKLFHAPRLAQGLMFCYAVNTAVILAITRYWKISVHATGISGPLMALYYQLGAVVLPYFSLIPLVCASRVVMRKHTVGQVVAGTALGLTATAAQINLLFR; encoded by the coding sequence ATGAAGTTGCTGGTGTCACGTATCCTGTCGGATGTCTTCAACCCGCTCGTCAATGCGGTGGTGGCGTTTCTCGTCATCATTGCGACCGACCCGAATGCTCAGGGGGCGAGTAAAGTCCTGGCAGCGGTTGTGTCTGTGGTCTTTGCGGCGGCTCTGCCCCTGTCTGCCCTGCTGGTGATGAAGCAACGGGGACTCATCACCAACGTCAACATTGACCGCCGGGAACAGCGGACGCGCCCCTTCATCCTTGGCATCCTGTGCTATGCGGTGGGTTTCTTCTTCCTCAAACTCTTTCACGCGCCACGGCTGGCCCAAGGGTTGATGTTTTGCTACGCGGTCAATACGGCGGTGATTCTGGCCATCACGCGCTACTGGAAAATCAGCGTCCACGCGACAGGCATCAGTGGCCCGCTAATGGCGCTCTACTACCAGCTTGGGGCGGTTGTGCTGCCGTATTTCAGCCTCATTCCCCTTGTTTGCGCCTCGCGGGTGGTGATGAGAAAGCATACGGTCGGGCAGGTCGTGGCTGGCACGGCCCTTGGCTTGACGGCAACCGCCGCACAAATCAATCTGCTGTTCCGCTGA
- the serC gene encoding 3-phosphoserine/phosphohydroxythreonine transaminase, translating into MKRCHNFNAGPAVLPVPVLERIREEMLCLPGVGMSVLEISHRSKTFETILSETENRLRRLLNVPETHHILFLQGGASLQFSMVPLNFLTRDGVADYIVTGSWSEKAVEEARKIGRVNIAATTKEENYARIPNQSELRLDPQAAYVHFTSNNTIFGTQWPTEPEVGTTPLVCDASSDFLSRPLDVSKYALLYAGAQKNAGPAGVTIVIVREDWLERIPGGLPTMLDYRTHVKHRSLYNTPPVFAIYVVGLVLEYLEAQGGLAAVAAASAEKAGKLYAAIDSGSFYRGTAERNSRSLMNVCFRLPNPDLEAVFLREAAANGFEGLPGHRSVGGIRASLYNALPMESVLALIDFMRDFARRHA; encoded by the coding sequence ATGAAACGCTGTCACAATTTCAATGCCGGGCCGGCCGTATTGCCCGTGCCCGTACTCGAACGCATCCGGGAAGAAATGCTCTGCCTGCCGGGCGTCGGGATGTCGGTTCTGGAAATCAGTCACCGTTCCAAGACCTTTGAAACCATCCTGTCCGAGACCGAAAATCGCCTGCGCCGTCTGCTGAATGTGCCGGAGACGCACCACATTCTGTTTCTGCAGGGTGGGGCCAGCTTGCAGTTCAGCATGGTGCCGCTCAATTTTCTGACCAGGGACGGTGTTGCCGACTACATTGTGACCGGAAGCTGGTCGGAAAAGGCCGTTGAGGAAGCCCGGAAAATCGGGCGGGTCAATATCGCGGCCACAACAAAGGAAGAGAACTACGCCCGGATTCCGAACCAGAGTGAACTACGGCTCGACCCCCAGGCGGCTTACGTTCACTTTACGTCCAACAACACGATTTTTGGCACGCAGTGGCCGACGGAGCCGGAAGTCGGGACGACGCCGCTCGTGTGTGATGCCTCGTCGGATTTTCTGAGTCGTCCGCTGGATGTCAGCAAATACGCCCTTTTGTACGCCGGGGCCCAGAAAAACGCCGGCCCCGCCGGAGTCACGATTGTCATCGTACGCGAGGACTGGCTGGAGCGTATTCCCGGTGGGTTGCCGACGATGCTCGACTACCGCACGCATGTGAAGCATCGGTCGCTGTACAACACGCCGCCCGTCTTTGCCATTTACGTGGTGGGACTGGTGCTGGAGTATCTTGAAGCCCAAGGGGGGCTGGCCGCCGTTGCGGCAGCCAGTGCCGAAAAAGCCGGAAAGCTCTATGCCGCCATAGATAGCGGAAGCTTTTACCGGGGCACGGCTGAGCGCAACTCCCGTTCGCTGATGAACGTCTGTTTTCGGCTGCCCAATCCCGATCTGGAAGCGGTTTTTCTCAGGGAAGCTGCGGCCAACGGGTTTGAAGGGCTGCCGGGCCACCGTTCGGTGGGTGGCATCCGCGCTTCGCTCTACAACGCCCTGCCGATGGAAAGCGTCCTCGCACTCATAGACTTCATGCGTGACTTCGCCCGTCGCCACGCATAG
- a CDS encoding Fur family transcriptional regulator has protein sequence MTFDEALSILKKRGQKMTPQRSTVLRILMESARPLTAQEVHREVTKIHPHVSLDTVYRNLTLLTDVGLVHQSNLQNRDVARFEFQGNEHRHYAICLNCHKTIRLDWCPVETKLMTQALRKQFAIVKHAFEVYGYCAECHFALSASA, from the coding sequence ATGACGTTTGATGAGGCTCTGAGCATACTCAAGAAACGTGGGCAGAAGATGACGCCACAGCGGTCAACGGTGTTGCGCATCCTTATGGAATCGGCCCGTCCGCTGACGGCCCAGGAAGTTCACCGCGAAGTGACCAAGATTCACCCGCACGTCAGTCTGGACACGGTGTATCGCAACCTGACCCTGCTGACCGACGTGGGGCTGGTTCACCAGTCCAATCTGCAGAACCGAGACGTGGCGCGTTTTGAGTTCCAAGGCAATGAGCACCGGCACTATGCCATCTGCCTCAACTGCCACAAGACCATCCGCCTCGACTGGTGCCCGGTCGAAACCAAGCTCATGACGCAGGCGCTGCGCAAGCAGTTTGCCATTGTCAAGCATGCGTTCGAGGTCTATGGCTACTGCGCCGAGTGCCACTTTGCGCTTTCGGCTTCCGCCTGA
- a CDS encoding DUF3299 domain-containing protein, translating into MSRFSAYLRAHAPYFGLGGLLLLMVVGSLLAPQPAVRPSSSASRPLDVQGDVIRLRFDYIKNLNYDFDPRATTPTPPPAALQALDGKQVEIAGFALPLYSPTGETEFLLTQSANGCCFGAPPMLQHMILVRAGKMKLNNYGEPVLVRGTLSVGPEWEDGYVTSLLRLQATAIRDLADDRDIE; encoded by the coding sequence ATGTCTCGCTTTTCCGCATACCTGCGCGCACATGCGCCTTACTTTGGGCTGGGCGGGCTGCTGTTGCTGATGGTTGTCGGTAGCCTGCTGGCCCCACAACCGGCAGTTCGGCCGTCATCCAGCGCAAGCCGGCCGCTGGACGTTCAGGGGGATGTCATCCGTCTCCGCTTCGACTACATCAAAAACCTCAACTACGACTTTGACCCACGCGCCACGACACCAACGCCGCCTCCGGCGGCACTTCAGGCGCTTGACGGCAAGCAGGTCGAAATTGCCGGCTTTGCCCTGCCGCTGTACAGCCCTACCGGAGAGACCGAGTTTCTCCTGACCCAGTCGGCCAATGGCTGCTGCTTTGGCGCGCCACCCATGCTCCAGCACATGATTCTGGTTCGCGCCGGGAAGATGAAACTGAACAACTATGGAGAGCCGGTGCTTGTCCGGGGCACCCTGTCGGTTGGGCCGGAATGGGAAGATGGTTACGTCACCAGCCTGTTACGGCTTCAGGCCACAGCTATCCGCGACCTGGCCGACGACCGCGACATCGAGTAG
- the hemL gene encoding glutamate-1-semialdehyde 2,1-aminomutase, protein MPITMETEKVSPSRSETLFEQARAVIPGGVNSPVRAFRGVGGTPLFIRSAHGPYMTDVDGKRYVDYIGSWGPMILGHAHPEVLAAIHSVIERGTSFGAPTELEVEIAELIVSLVPSIEKVRMVSSGTEATMAAIRVARGFTGRRKIVKFIGCYHGHGDAFLVKAGSGVATLGLPDSPGVPAEVSQQTITVPYNDLAAVEAAFAAYPDDIAAVIVEPVVGNMGCVPPRPGYLQGLRDLTQKHGAVLIFDEVMTGFRLARGGAQELYGVLPDMTCLGKVMGGGLPAAAYGGRADIMDCVAPAGPVYQAGTLSGNPVAMTAGLTTLRLLQQPGVYEQLDRQTKKVSEGLLQLIRKAGLPATLNRVGSMFTIFFTDGEVTDWDSASKSDTALFGRFFHAMLHEGVYLPPSQYEAAFMGLAHTDEVVEATLAAAERALDKLAYH, encoded by the coding sequence ATGCCAATCACGATGGAAACTGAAAAAGTGAGTCCCAGCCGTTCCGAAACCCTTTTTGAGCAAGCCCGCGCCGTGATTCCCGGCGGTGTCAACAGTCCTGTTCGGGCCTTTCGGGGCGTGGGTGGGACGCCTCTGTTCATCCGCTCGGCCCACGGCCCCTACATGACCGATGTGGATGGCAAACGTTACGTGGACTACATCGGCTCGTGGGGGCCGATGATTCTGGGACACGCACACCCGGAAGTTCTGGCAGCCATCCACTCGGTCATCGAACGCGGCACTTCATTTGGCGCGCCGACGGAACTCGAAGTCGAAATCGCCGAACTCATCGTTTCCCTCGTGCCTTCCATCGAAAAAGTCCGCATGGTGAGCAGCGGAACGGAAGCCACGATGGCGGCCATCCGCGTGGCGCGCGGCTTTACGGGACGCCGCAAAATCGTCAAGTTTATTGGCTGCTACCACGGTCACGGAGACGCTTTTCTGGTCAAGGCCGGCTCCGGCGTAGCGACGCTGGGGCTGCCAGACAGTCCAGGCGTGCCGGCTGAAGTTTCCCAGCAGACCATCACGGTTCCATATAACGACCTGGCAGCCGTCGAGGCGGCATTTGCGGCGTACCCCGATGACATTGCGGCTGTCATCGTCGAGCCGGTTGTGGGCAATATGGGCTGCGTCCCACCCAGGCCAGGCTACTTGCAGGGGCTGCGTGACCTGACGCAAAAGCATGGTGCGGTTCTCATCTTTGATGAGGTGATGACCGGCTTCCGGCTGGCGCGCGGCGGCGCGCAGGAGCTTTACGGTGTCCTGCCGGATATGACCTGCCTGGGGAAAGTCATGGGCGGGGGCTTGCCGGCCGCAGCCTATGGCGGACGGGCCGACATCATGGACTGCGTTGCCCCGGCCGGCCCGGTCTATCAGGCCGGCACGCTGTCCGGGAACCCGGTCGCTATGACGGCCGGACTGACCACGCTGCGCCTGCTCCAGCAGCCTGGCGTGTACGAACAGCTTGACCGGCAGACCAAAAAGGTTTCTGAAGGGCTGCTCCAGCTTATCCGCAAGGCGGGCCTTCCGGCGACACTCAACCGGGTGGGCTCGATGTTTACGATCTTTTTCACCGACGGCGAAGTGACCGACTGGGACTCGGCCTCCAAAAGCGACACGGCGCTTTTCGGGCGCTTCTTCCACGCCATGCTGCACGAAGGGGTTTACCTGCCGCCGTCACAATACGAAGCCGCCTTTATGGGCCTGGCCCACACGGATGAAGTTGTTGAAGCGACGCTGGCCGCGGCAGAGCGGGCGCTGGATAAACTGGCGTACCATTGA
- a CDS encoding tetratricopeptide repeat protein, whose product MPYAPRTTPIVASLCFLAVTGGYETFGFWWVRGPDQNPSSLRIDPTAERSRTTSLRIDPTISARTSALRVVPIEIAQKRGIQQVGEALARTEQQVITLPKRQPTLTERAAVLAAKGRYQEAIPLYQQALQANPKATEALAGWGRVLLELGREADARDKFLAVLALNPRDAAAQVNLGVACYRTGDIDRAIQAYQAALAISPRLANAHFNLGMAQSHRGELEAAIASYQTAIKLRPQFREAWNNLGLLYEALGDLERAEQAFRAALGKPVPGGREPEAGYALAHYNLGRLYEKRAAYDAAIREFQTAVRQQPNFPEAYLNLGNVRLLRSQLKGTPELDAAIEAFRKAIALRQGLYPLAYENLAIALSFKGDKPAALAAYRTAFDQYEGASADTFENLLTTLADETQFLIGNELTRSDNPGNLRPVNQTATKPGTDRLLELLERYAGLPEALKEQPDVRYCAGRAYITVGEAEAARNELRRGLELAEGRDASARELLHALEATMAPPP is encoded by the coding sequence ATGCCTTACGCACCACGGACCACACCAATCGTCGCCTCGCTGTGCTTTCTTGCCGTCACCGGAGGTTACGAAACCTTTGGGTTCTGGTGGGTCCGGGGGCCCGACCAAAACCCATCCTCGCTGCGGATTGATCCGACAGCAGAACGGTCACGGACAACCTCGCTGCGGATTGATCCCACCATCAGCGCCCGCACTTCGGCGCTGCGGGTGGTTCCCATCGAAATTGCCCAGAAACGCGGCATCCAGCAGGTCGGTGAGGCACTGGCCCGTACCGAACAGCAGGTCATCACCCTGCCGAAACGCCAGCCGACGCTCACGGAGCGGGCCGCTGTCCTGGCTGCCAAAGGCAGGTATCAGGAGGCCATTCCGCTCTACCAGCAGGCCCTGCAAGCCAACCCGAAAGCTACCGAAGCCCTTGCCGGCTGGGGACGTGTGCTTCTGGAGCTGGGCCGGGAAGCGGACGCACGGGACAAGTTCCTGGCCGTTCTGGCTCTCAACCCCAGGGATGCGGCCGCGCAGGTCAACCTTGGGGTAGCCTGCTATCGCACCGGCGACATTGACCGTGCCATCCAGGCCTACCAGGCGGCGCTTGCCATCTCCCCACGGCTGGCCAACGCCCACTTCAATCTGGGCATGGCGCAGTCGCACCGTGGCGAGCTGGAAGCCGCTATAGCCAGCTATCAGACGGCCATCAAGCTCCGCCCCCAGTTTCGTGAAGCCTGGAACAACCTGGGGCTGCTGTATGAGGCGCTGGGCGATCTGGAGCGCGCCGAACAGGCCTTTCGGGCCGCCCTGGGTAAACCTGTGCCGGGCGGTCGGGAGCCGGAAGCAGGCTACGCCCTGGCGCACTACAACTTGGGGCGGCTGTACGAGAAGCGGGCGGCGTACGATGCGGCCATCCGGGAATTTCAGACAGCCGTCCGGCAGCAGCCAAACTTCCCGGAGGCCTACCTCAACCTGGGCAATGTCCGCCTGCTGCGCAGTCAGCTCAAGGGCACCCCCGAACTCGATGCGGCGATTGAGGCGTTTCGGAAAGCCATTGCTCTCCGCCAGGGACTCTACCCGCTGGCGTATGAAAACCTGGCCATTGCGCTCAGTTTCAAAGGTGACAAACCGGCGGCTCTGGCGGCCTACCGGACGGCTTTTGACCAGTATGAAGGTGCCTCGGCGGACACGTTCGAGAACCTGCTGACCACCCTGGCCGATGAAACTCAGTTTCTGATCGGAAACGAACTCACCCGGAGTGACAACCCCGGCAACCTGCGCCCGGTGAACCAGACAGCCACCAAGCCGGGCACGGACCGCCTGCTCGAACTGCTCGAACGGTACGCCGGGCTGCCAGAGGCGCTCAAGGAGCAGCCCGACGTGCGCTACTGCGCCGGGCGTGCGTACATTACCGTTGGAGAGGCCGAAGCGGCGCGCAACGAACTGCGGCGCGGTCTGGAACTGGCCGAGGGGCGGGACGCCAGCGCCAGAGAGCTGCTGCACGCTCTTGAGGCGACCATGGCGCCCCCTCCGTGA
- a CDS encoding bifunctional serine/threonine-protein kinase/formylglycine-generating enzyme family protein, which translates to MNVETASLLELGAVIDGKYRIDALLGQGGMGKVFRVTHLQLKKTFALKVMLFDVVRNAEERQHRLARFRREAEALARISHPNIVMVTDFGTLGEEQVPYIVMEFIEGTTLREHCRELGPAPIEFALEVTCQICAGLHTAHTQGIIHRDLKPENVILQTLPDGTTMARVLDFGIAKLAREGGEKNETLTRESPGIGSPGTPKYMAPEQILGQPSDPRTDVFAINLMLYEMLAGAPPSVPVILAEPKPLSELRPDVPVELDAIIRRGLSKLPEERQPSALELKRELEALEKTLTLEAALRDRTTPPDVLTTTPGFSPVTGQNRPVLPTLQLGTLSPPARTVSVWPIALGLLLLVAGGGWFFYPQISAALSGKPYLSPTALPADLQPKMVVVPGGETLIGTNRGDKLSIPEFKTTILPFRVSQTLVNNAQYAEFVRRTKHRAPTTWNGPSPPVSDLDKPVTGVSWNDADAYCRWLSQETGTRYRLIKEFEWEYLARQRDRKGVRDLLDTGFLEWTADSLTVYPGGKGFAPNPDLRIFRGRDDRENPNEGVTYRFPQKPDFTNNRLGFRVAADPKGGGE; encoded by the coding sequence ATGAATGTCGAAACTGCGAGTCTGCTCGAACTCGGCGCTGTGATTGACGGAAAGTACCGGATTGATGCGCTGCTTGGGCAGGGCGGGATGGGGAAGGTGTTCCGTGTCACCCACCTTCAACTGAAAAAGACCTTTGCGCTGAAGGTGATGCTGTTCGACGTTGTCCGCAACGCCGAAGAGCGGCAGCACCGGCTGGCGCGCTTCCGGCGCGAGGCAGAAGCGCTGGCCCGGATCAGCCACCCCAACATCGTCATGGTGACGGATTTCGGGACGCTGGGCGAGGAACAGGTGCCCTACATCGTCATGGAGTTCATCGAGGGGACGACCTTGCGCGAACACTGCCGGGAACTTGGACCGGCACCCATCGAATTTGCCCTCGAAGTGACGTGCCAAATCTGCGCCGGTCTCCACACGGCGCACACCCAGGGCATCATTCACCGCGACCTGAAACCGGAAAATGTCATCCTGCAAACGTTGCCCGATGGGACAACCATGGCGCGGGTTCTGGATTTCGGCATTGCCAAACTTGCTCGTGAAGGCGGGGAAAAAAACGAAACCCTCACGCGCGAAAGTCCGGGAATCGGCTCGCCCGGCACGCCGAAATACATGGCGCCGGAACAAATCCTGGGGCAGCCGAGTGATCCGCGCACGGACGTGTTTGCCATCAACCTCATGCTCTACGAGATGCTGGCTGGTGCGCCGCCCAGTGTACCGGTCATCCTCGCCGAGCCAAAGCCGCTCTCCGAGCTTCGGCCGGACGTACCGGTTGAACTCGACGCCATCATCAGGCGGGGCCTGTCAAAGCTCCCGGAGGAGCGCCAACCCTCAGCGCTGGAGTTGAAACGCGAGCTGGAGGCGCTCGAAAAAACCTTGACCTTGGAAGCCGCACTGCGCGACCGCACGACGCCGCCGGATGTGCTTACAACAACGCCTGGCTTTTCTCCGGTCACCGGGCAGAACCGTCCGGTACTCCCGACGCTTCAGTTGGGGACGCTGTCGCCACCAGCGCGCACGGTGAGCGTGTGGCCCATCGCCCTTGGGTTGCTGCTGCTCGTGGCTGGGGGCGGCTGGTTTTTCTACCCGCAGATCAGCGCCGCGCTGAGTGGTAAGCCATACCTCTCACCAACGGCACTGCCCGCCGACCTGCAACCCAAGATGGTCGTTGTTCCAGGTGGCGAGACGCTGATCGGGACCAACCGGGGCGATAAGCTCTCCATCCCGGAGTTCAAAACGACCATTTTGCCCTTTCGGGTGTCGCAGACGCTTGTCAACAACGCTCAGTATGCGGAGTTCGTCAGGCGGACGAAGCATCGTGCGCCCACGACCTGGAACGGACCGTCACCACCGGTAAGCGATCTGGACAAGCCCGTGACTGGGGTGAGCTGGAATGACGCCGATGCCTACTGCCGGTGGCTTTCCCAGGAGACCGGTACGCGCTACCGGCTCATCAAGGAGTTTGAATGGGAATACCTGGCGCGCCAGCGTGACCGCAAGGGCGTCCGGGATTTGCTCGATACTGGTTTTCTGGAGTGGACGGCCGATAGCCTGACGGTCTATCCCGGCGGAAAAGGATTTGCGCCAAACCCCGACCTGCGTATCTTTCGTGGCCGGGATGACCGTGAAAATCCAAACGAAGGTGTCACCTACCGCTTTCCTCAGAAACCGGACTTTACCAACAATCGGCTGGGCTTCCGGGTTGCGGCCGATCCCAAGGGGGGAGGGGAATGA
- a CDS encoding serine/threonine protein kinase, translating to MSTSGTVESYKSLIGQTLNDSYRVEKMIGSGGMGAVFLATHLTLGSPVAIKVLSPALTSDPSLVKRFQREARIGGQLTHPNIVRVQDFGKTPDGLLFMVMEYVAGETLAARLSRVGKLSLEECLAILEPLCDALELAHGKNLLHRDLKPANVLVGELNGRLTVKLLDFGIVKLLQPDEQVSQLTAVGQVFGTPLYMAPEHLMGMTLTPQADLYSLAVMTYELLTGQPPVQHDDLRKMLELKMKPPPSVTTYVASLPAGLDGVFAKALHANPEQRYATAMDFFRGLQSVYKQKTQEMLSAAFAKQSSSVTDETSDTTRPSKSWLGGWWNKVFGKKS from the coding sequence ATGTCCACGTCGGGCACGGTGGAGTCCTACAAATCCCTCATCGGACAAACCCTCAACGACAGCTACCGCGTCGAGAAGATGATCGGAAGTGGGGGGATGGGGGCTGTCTTTCTGGCCACCCACCTGACGCTGGGCAGCCCGGTGGCGATCAAGGTGCTTTCCCCGGCGCTGACCTCCGATCCTTCGCTGGTCAAACGTTTTCAGCGCGAGGCCAGGATTGGCGGCCAGCTTACACACCCCAACATCGTCCGGGTGCAGGACTTTGGCAAGACGCCCGACGGGCTGCTCTTCATGGTCATGGAGTACGTTGCCGGGGAAACCCTGGCAGCCCGGTTGTCCCGGGTCGGGAAGCTCTCGCTCGAAGAGTGCCTTGCCATTCTGGAGCCGCTGTGTGACGCGCTCGAACTGGCCCACGGCAAAAACCTCCTGCATCGTGACCTCAAACCAGCCAATGTCCTTGTTGGGGAACTCAACGGCCGCCTCACTGTCAAGCTCCTTGATTTTGGCATCGTCAAGCTGCTCCAGCCTGACGAACAGGTTTCCCAGTTGACGGCCGTCGGACAGGTCTTTGGGACGCCCCTCTACATGGCGCCCGAACATCTCATGGGGATGACCCTGACGCCCCAGGCCGACCTCTACAGCCTGGCCGTCATGACGTATGAACTGCTGACCGGGCAGCCCCCAGTGCAGCACGACGATCTGCGAAAGATGCTGGAGCTGAAAATGAAGCCTCCGCCTTCGGTGACGACCTACGTTGCGTCCCTTCCTGCCGGGTTGGATGGCGTCTTTGCCAAAGCACTCCACGCCAATCCCGAACAGCGGTATGCCACGGCTATGGACTTTTTCCGGGGCTTGCAGTCTGTTTACAAGCAAAAGACCCAGGAAATGCTTTCAGCCGCTTTTGCCAAACAATCCAGTTCGGTGACAGATGAGACCTCGGACACCACACGCCCCTCCAAAAGTTGGTTGGGAGGCTGGTGGAACAAGGTCTTTGGCAAGAAATCCTGA